The following nucleotide sequence is from Pristis pectinata isolate sPriPec2 chromosome 24, sPriPec2.1.pri, whole genome shotgun sequence.
TTCAATTAACTGCTTTGCCATTTCCTTACCTAATAATTGTGTAGTGTAGCAATGACCTGTgccattaaaataaacatttaaactaAACAGTTTGAACTGGCATCTCATTCAGTCAGGTTTATCACAGTTGATCCAATTCGGCCCTCAGCCAGTATGCACTGTTTGATCAGGAAATGAAACCTGGTACACACCTTGTCAGCTGTCGCTCAGCAGCAGGTCTCTCACCTCTGAGTAAATTGGTTGTGAACTGAAGAACCATGTCAAAGCCTCAAGCACCTAATTCAGCTGGCACCCCAGTTCTGTACTAAGGAAGAGCTGTACTGttgtcttttgaatgagatattaaactgaggccctctCGAGTGGATATGATATAGTGACAATTTCAAAAAACAGTGGAGaactttcttaaataaaaacagggaatgctagaagtactcagcaggtcaggcagcatctgcagagacaggAGCAGtgataacgtttcaggttgatgaccttccgtCAGAAATAAGGCAAGTGAGAAAatgagcatgttttaagttgcagagaggagcaggagtggaaagagaatgcctgtgatagggtggagtgAGACTGTGATGCAAATGGTGTCGGTGCCATCTGGGCAAGGATGATGAAGGCTCATTAATTGCAAGTGATTTGTCTGGTGGAGATGCAGGTAGAAGGAGGTGAGTGAGgacagacaaagaaaaaaaagttggaaCTGTGAGACAAAGAACAATGCAATTGAtggatattggtgttggtttattattgtctcttgtaccgaggtacagtgaaaaacttgtcttgcatactgtttgtacagatcaattcattacacagtgcattgaggtagtacagggtaaaaacaataacagaatacagagtaaagtgtcacagctacaaggaagtgcattgcaggtaggcaataaggtgcaaggtcataacaaggtagattgtgagatcaagagtccatctcatcgtataaaggaaacattcaatagtctcatcacagtgggatagaagctgtccttgagcctggtggtatgtgccctcagggtcctgtatcttctgcctgatgggagaggggagaagagagaatgacccgggtgggtgcggtctttgattatgctggctgcttcaccaaggcagcgagaggtatagacagagtccatggaggggaggctggtttctgtgatgtgctgggttgtgtccacaactctctgcagtttcttgcagtcctggacagagcagttgccataccaagctgtgatgcatccggataggatgctttctatggtgcatcgataaaagttggtatcaaaggggacatgccaaatttctttaggctcctgaggaagtagaggtgctggtgagctttcttggccatggtgtctacttggttagaccaggacaggcttttggtaaTGTTtcctccaaggaacttgaagccctcaaccctctcaacctcagcaccattgatgtaaacaggtgcatgtacactgccccctttcctgaagtcaataaccagccccttagttttgctgacattgagggaaaggttgttgtcatgacaccattccactaagctctctatctccttcttgtactccgactcatcattatttgagacatggcccactatggtggtatcatctgcaaatttgtagatggagttagagcagaatctggccacacagtcatgagtatagagggagtagagtacagggctgaggacacagccttctcaaccagtgttgagaataattgtgctggagatgttgctgcctatcctcactgattgcagtctgttggtcagaaagtcaaggacccatttgcagagggagatgttgagtcccaggtctcatagtttggtgatgagtttgcttggaattatagtattgaaggcggagctgtagttaataaacaatagtctaatgtaggtgtatttactgtccagatgctccagagatgagtgtagggccagggagatggcatccactgtagacctgtcaATTGCAGTGGCTCGAGGTTgactgggagactggagttgatgcatgccatgaccagtcccttgaagcacttcatgatggtggatgtcagagccaccagttggtagtcattaaggcatgttaccttgtttttcttaggtacccagatgatagtgatcttctgaaaacaggtaggaacctcagattgaagcagggagaggttaaatatgtctgtaaatacccccaccagctgatgaTTAcaagatctgaggacacggccaggaacaccatccaggccagatgctttctgcaggttcactgtgtggaagactgatcttaaatCCTTGACAGTAACCACagattcagttgcattggaggctgtcggggtgggtggtgacaatccactccccttctgttcaaaacatgcaatagaatgcgttaagctcatcaggaggggatgtgctgttgttgacaatgctgcctgactttgttttgtagcctgttatagatCTGAattgtttcagataaccagcctttggGCAGTGCTGAGAAGAGTCTATTTCCTGCTCTTTCTACTGCCAATGACACCTGGGTCTTTTGATCTAATCATTAGATGCCATATTACCATGCACCAGATTAATCTGATGCTCCTCAAATGGACTTTCAGGAGCATCTCCTTGATACCTAAATTATGAGCAATAGCTTCTCTCAAGGCTTGGCTATTACTAATAATATCCAAGTGTCTTACCATGCACATCATCTTGTGTGTTCATACTTTCACATGACCTTGCCGTACAGGTTACAAACCTTGATGTCATTGCCAACACTCTTACGCAGCTGACCTCATATTTCTTTCCCTGCAGATTCCCACTAAATCCCTCACACATCACCATGAGGTTATTCTACCTGATATACCGCTTTTGGCATATCCTTTTGTGGTAGTCCACTgaaccatgacctttcacaccaCCGAGGGGACATTCAAATCCCACTCAAAAGAGATCTGCTAGAAGGTTAAATCACGGGCTGTGctgatgcagaaattgcaggaataTCCTGCGGCGTCTGGGCTGATGTGCTGTGAGCGGACACGCTCTCACTGGTGTACTGTACATGGTAACAGGGAACCGCCCACTGTGGCAGTTCAAACATAAACCTGCCAAGTGCACAGTTGCCGCATAAACAGCGGAATGCTGAAACCAACACCAATCCACCGCTTCTTGTTCTGGCCAACAATCTGCCCCCAGTTTTCTTGGACACGTACAAAGTGCAAGAGAGTCTTCCTGCTTCCCTGCCAGCGACAATCCAGACGTCAGCTGTCCGCCTCCCCGTTCTGGGAAGGTTCTCACCCAGAGTGGGAAGGGACGCTGGCAAACAGAAAGGAACAATGCAGACGTCCCAAAGGAAAAACTTCTGATTCCAGTCTCAAACCTTGCCCATCCCAGCTTCGATATTCCCCAAAGCTGCTCCATCAGCAGCAACAGAACGGAGCTGATGTGTACGTCCCCATTAATGGAAGGTTAAAGACAATTACTGTGAGCACCCCGAGGTTAGAGTTATGACCATGTAGCCCGAACTCCAGACCACGTGTGTGGAAGACTAGAAAAACAACACAAACTTCCGTAGCCAGCAGAAGCCAGCAATGTTAGCCGCCGGACACACGGACAGGACGGATAGGCTGGAAGGACAGTAACATGTATCTCACCTCATGCCTCGATGCACACTCATCAGCCGCCGAGGCGTCCTCCAAACTAGGTGTGAGGAATATCTTCGGGAACGAGACTAATCGGTTACTTTGGCACCTCACGGGGTGAAAGACAAGGTCTGGGTTTGCCAGGATACCATCTTTAGTGACTTGGAGGAGGCCGACCTTTGGGTTGCGGGCTGAGGGAGTGAGAGCGCCGCTGGGAGGCGGCTCCCGCCCACCGGGAGGATCCACGATTGGTGGCAAGGACATGTTGATTTTCAAAAGTTCAAAGGAACCTTTCTTACTCCGACTTCTTCTGGACACTGAGTGTGGAAGAGGTTTCCAGATACGGGCGTCTGCCGGCTGCTGACTTCTGTCAAATGCCAACGTGTCCGCGGGGTTCGGTGGGACGACCCTGTCCACCTCATCCGACACGGTGCGTTTGTCCACGGTCTCCGCTGGGCGCTCACTGGGCTCATGGACCCTCGCTAAAGCCGCTCGGAGGTCAACGGTGATTCTCTGCACATTGCCGGgaggcagatgtggtggagagacAGGACGGATTTCAGAGTTACCGAGCCCCCCAGCGCACCTCACTTCTGGTATCTGGATGTTCTGGGGAGATGCAATGGCCGGTAAGGTCGAATGCTGCATGCTGGCTCTCCAGTTCCTCCTGGTTTTGGCCACTTTGGCGACTCGGCGTTTCACTGATGAACCGGTCCCGATGCTGAGGCACCGGCTCACCAGCAGGCTGATATTCAGTTGTGGGGATGGTATCCTTTCCACCTTTTCCCCTCTCTGGTACAGACCGACCCTTCGCATCGTCGTAACACCAAGGCAACCCCGTGGTTGAGCTGACAATCTCCAAGCCTGTTGTCAAGTTTCAGGGGCTTTTTATTAGATCGGCAAAATCTGTGATATCTGCAATTAATAAAACAACATACATTATTCTTAAGTGTTATAAAGTGAACCAGTTCTGCACTGTAAGTTTGAGGTAACAAAAATCCATTTAAAGCATCTTGCTTCATCCCCTtgacttttgaagtgcagttctTCAGGCTGCTGTTCTGGGCCTATCAAGAGAATAAATGTTGACAGCTTTTGACTATCAAAGATACCACAAGCAAATTGTAGTCCTTCTCCACCCAGTGTACACGTATGCAATGGGGTGATATCAGGATCAGGACATAACCAGGATAAGCTCTGGTTTATGTATCTCTCTCCTTGGTTCAGAGACAAACTGGAACATGCAGTGTGGGGTACGGATCAAACTTTGAAATTTCCAGCTGCCTGCCCCAGTTAGGAACTGAGCAGTTCATTTCTTAACTGATCCAGCAGAGGTCAACTTGTGCACATTCATCTAAGGAAGATAAAAAGCAGGAGGCAGCATCCCCGTCTGTCACCAGCAGCTGAATTAATCATCTTGGCACCCTGACAAAAATAGTCAGGAGCAACCTCCACTCATTGAAGACGCAATATGTGGAACTTCTATTTGTCTTGTAATGATAATAAAGGCCAGTTTTTAACTCCATGTGCTGGAAATTTCATCCACTCCTCCTAATAGTAACAAATTTCCATGCTTACCTAGTCAGTCAGCATTCAATCTGGCTCTAATGCATCTAATGCAATGTCATGTCAATGACACAAAATAATTTTGGGAAAGCTGCCTGGATTCTTGGATGTAAACAGAATGTTGATGGCATATTTATATGATTTTCATCTATTGAAGATGATTATGAATATTGTCTCACTGCGTGTTCACACCTAGAACGTAAGAACAGAAGAaacgggagcaggagt
It contains:
- the LOC127582603 gene encoding uncharacterized protein LOC127582603 gives rise to the protein MRRVGLYQRGEKVERIPSPQLNISLLVSRCLSIGTGSSVKRRVAKVAKTRRNWRASMQHSTLPAIASPQNIQIPEVRCAGGLGNSEIRPVSPPHLPPGNVQRITVDLRAALARVHEPSERPAETVDKRTVSDEVDRVVPPNPADTLAFDRSQQPADARIWKPLPHSVSRRSRSKKGSFELLKINMSLPPIVDPPGGREPPPSGALTPSARNPKVGLLQVTKDGILANPDLVFHPVRCQSNRLVSFPKIFLTPSLEDASAADECASRHESVLTNPQIKEINQSSEQSVEDSTIPFHQLLHQMRKRTSSANHVLITEVLKSLREELWSTSQQPKHVGQNERDAIGPLYNRRSVPLCRRAENRMDGPAGYIHQSSPLRGNKSPVRLNLSKNR